The Candidatus Polarisedimenticolaceae bacterium genome has a window encoding:
- a CDS encoding VWA domain-containing protein — MFRFAQPYWLAALPLAAAATVWLLRARRRGRPRLPIPDAAALAGVGGFWPTVDAALPWLRGAAIALAVIALARPQWGNAVENISSLGVDIVVAIDLSGSMRCMDEPPRDRLGVAREALVRFVEGRPGDRLGLVAFASVAGVRCPLTLDHEMLLEAVRGLDFAADDESGTAIGMGLASAVQRLRTSKAKSRVAVLLTDGINNQGQVGPEAAASAAKALGVRVYTIGVGSRGEVRCSIDTPFGKRLVWQRQELDERLLRAIAEDTGGLYFRATDPQGLEEAFRRIDALEKTEFESRIRVAWTERFGVFLAWAGALCFAEILLLATRLRRIP, encoded by the coding sequence ATGTTCCGCTTCGCCCAACCCTATTGGCTCGCGGCGCTCCCCCTCGCGGCGGCGGCGACGGTGTGGCTGCTCCGCGCGAGGCGACGGGGACGGCCGCGCCTGCCGATCCCCGACGCCGCCGCGCTCGCCGGCGTCGGCGGGTTCTGGCCGACCGTGGACGCCGCGCTCCCGTGGCTTCGCGGGGCGGCGATCGCCCTCGCCGTCATCGCCCTCGCGCGGCCGCAGTGGGGGAACGCCGTCGAGAACATCTCGTCGCTGGGGGTCGACATCGTCGTCGCGATCGACCTCTCCGGGTCGATGCGCTGCATGGACGAGCCTCCCCGGGACCGGCTCGGCGTGGCCCGCGAGGCGCTCGTCCGGTTCGTCGAGGGACGCCCGGGGGACCGTCTCGGGCTCGTGGCCTTCGCCAGCGTCGCGGGGGTGCGCTGCCCGCTGACCCTCGACCACGAGATGTTGCTCGAGGCGGTCCGGGGGCTCGACTTCGCCGCCGACGACGAGTCGGGGACGGCGATCGGGATGGGGCTCGCTTCGGCGGTCCAGCGCCTGCGGACGTCGAAGGCGAAAAGCCGCGTCGCCGTCCTCCTGACCGACGGCATCAACAACCAGGGGCAGGTGGGGCCCGAGGCCGCGGCCTCCGCGGCGAAGGCGCTCGGGGTGCGCGTGTACACGATCGGCGTCGGATCGCGCGGCGAGGTGCGATGCTCGATCGATACCCCGTTCGGCAAGCGCCTGGTCTGGCAGCGCCAGGAGCTCGACGAGCGCCTGCTCCGCGCGATCGCGGAGGACACCGGAGGCCTCTACTTCCGGGCCACCGACCCGCAGGGGCTCGAGGAGGCGTTCCGCCGCATCGACGCCCTCGAGAAGACGGAGTTCGAGAGCCGGATCCGGGTCGCGTGGACCGAGCGGTTCGGCGTCTTCCTGGCGTGGGCCGGGGCGTTGTGTTTCGCGGAGATCCTGCTTCTCGCCACGCGGCTCCGGAGGATCCCCTGA
- a CDS encoding SH3 domain-containing protein — translation MIAAVVLIAATLSGADLEARFEQGVAAYRDGRWAEAETAWRALADAGVHDPRVEYNLGNAAYKQERLGEAIWRWERARRLAPADRDVATNLALARSQTRDRVEEERGEGPLGWLRRAQDRLGVDGQYAILVLLVWTLAATVVWGAARAQGFTPATGWTLAAIGFATGVAALSFWTTSARLDGTPRAVVLLPALEVVAGPGENQPTVFTVHEGTILEVEGERDRWVEVGLPDGLRGWVPGDAIGRI, via the coding sequence ATGATCGCCGCCGTCGTCCTCATCGCCGCGACCCTCTCCGGTGCCGACCTCGAGGCGCGGTTCGAGCAGGGGGTCGCCGCGTATCGCGACGGGCGCTGGGCCGAGGCGGAGACCGCCTGGCGCGCCCTGGCGGACGCGGGCGTCCACGACCCCCGCGTCGAATACAACCTCGGGAACGCCGCCTACAAGCAGGAGCGTCTCGGCGAGGCGATCTGGCGCTGGGAACGCGCGCGGCGCCTGGCCCCCGCCGACCGCGACGTCGCGACGAACCTCGCCCTCGCGCGCTCGCAGACCCGGGACCGCGTCGAGGAGGAGCGGGGCGAGGGGCCGCTCGGGTGGCTGCGTCGCGCGCAGGACCGTCTGGGAGTCGACGGGCAATACGCGATCCTCGTGCTCCTCGTCTGGACCCTCGCGGCGACCGTCGTGTGGGGCGCGGCCCGCGCGCAAGGGTTCACCCCGGCCACCGGGTGGACGCTCGCCGCGATCGGCTTCGCGACGGGGGTCGCGGCGTTGTCCTTCTGGACGACGAGCGCGCGCCTGGACGGCACGCCGCGGGCCGTCGTCCTCCTCCCCGCGCTCGAGGTGGTCGCCGGTCCCGGGGAGAACCAGCCGACGGTGTTCACCGTGCACGAGGGGACGATCCTCGAGGTGGAGGGGGAGCGGGATCGCTGGGTCGAGGTCGGCCTCCCGGACGGTCTGAGGGGTTGGGTGCCCGGCGATGCGATCGGCCGCATCTGA
- a CDS encoding BatD family protein, giving the protein MRRLLALAALAALVVVASARGEERFRVEAGVSPARGATDTTPIELSVRIEGSSIPEVRAPRLPLLQNLEVVSGPSTSSQRSFVFDGAGARQTAALTLTWILRAKGAGPARIPPIELNLEGTALRTKEIRFEVGSGPTGPQGRGSPAPATADDADVFVRASLGTTTAWLGEPISLEAMLYMGVQVVDARWTPPPLSGFWSEEEEVDAQAERRRVEIEGRTYVAQPIDRRVLVPTAAGTQTIEPFTAELAVPARRRTADPFEDFFRPRVQTVVRKTSPVRLQVRPLPEEGKPEGFGGAVGVYAMQVTTDRSEAETNQAIVIRATVEGEGSLQGVAAPRLDFPRDLKVFDPKTEDESKVRDGRLRSRRTWEWVVVPLAPGTLAPVDVRFPYFDFRKGAYAVAQGSTSPLVVRRGSAPEAPFARGEVRAQRNEIAFVRMDGGGFRTDARRWHERPAGRLLFALPLLAAPVLAIWGRRRAIRLGHRATARAMRAGKRARRGLDAAERALGAAGFHAALAGSLLDYVADRSDRSAAGLTHDEVDRWLAARGGDEALRSRVRAVLEASDFARFAPGADDPARRRELLAQAREVLLTLEGLR; this is encoded by the coding sequence GTGAGACGGCTTCTCGCGCTCGCCGCGCTCGCCGCGCTCGTCGTGGTCGCCTCCGCCCGCGGCGAGGAGCGATTCCGCGTGGAGGCGGGGGTGAGCCCCGCCCGCGGGGCGACCGACACGACCCCGATCGAGCTGTCGGTGCGGATCGAAGGCTCCTCGATCCCCGAAGTCCGCGCGCCGCGCCTTCCCCTTCTCCAGAACCTCGAGGTGGTGTCGGGGCCGTCCACCTCGTCGCAGCGGTCGTTCGTGTTCGACGGCGCAGGGGCGCGCCAGACCGCCGCGCTCACGTTGACCTGGATCCTGCGGGCGAAGGGAGCGGGCCCCGCGAGGATCCCTCCGATCGAGCTGAACCTGGAGGGGACGGCGCTCCGCACGAAGGAGATCCGCTTCGAGGTGGGATCCGGGCCGACCGGGCCGCAGGGCAGGGGATCTCCCGCGCCTGCGACCGCGGACGACGCGGACGTCTTCGTCCGGGCGTCGCTGGGAACCACCACCGCCTGGCTCGGGGAGCCGATCTCTCTCGAGGCGATGCTCTACATGGGCGTGCAGGTGGTGGACGCGCGGTGGACCCCGCCGCCGCTGTCGGGATTCTGGTCCGAGGAGGAGGAGGTCGACGCCCAGGCCGAGCGTCGCCGCGTCGAGATCGAGGGGCGGACTTACGTGGCCCAGCCGATCGACCGGCGCGTCCTGGTGCCCACCGCCGCGGGAACGCAGACGATCGAGCCGTTCACCGCCGAGCTCGCGGTCCCCGCGCGCCGGCGCACCGCCGATCCCTTCGAGGACTTCTTCCGGCCCAGGGTGCAGACGGTCGTGCGCAAGACCTCGCCGGTGCGGCTGCAGGTACGCCCGCTCCCGGAGGAGGGCAAGCCCGAGGGGTTCGGCGGGGCGGTCGGCGTCTACGCGATGCAGGTCACCACCGACCGCTCGGAAGCGGAGACCAACCAGGCGATCGTGATCCGCGCGACGGTCGAGGGGGAGGGCTCGCTCCAGGGGGTGGCGGCGCCGCGGCTGGACTTCCCTCGCGACCTGAAGGTCTTCGACCCCAAGACGGAGGACGAGTCGAAGGTCCGCGACGGTCGCCTCCGGTCCAGGCGGACCTGGGAGTGGGTCGTCGTCCCCCTGGCCCCCGGCACCCTCGCACCGGTCGACGTGCGCTTCCCGTATTTCGATTTCCGGAAGGGCGCCTACGCGGTGGCGCAGGGGTCCACCTCCCCGCTCGTCGTCCGCCGCGGCAGCGCCCCCGAGGCCCCCTTCGCACGCGGCGAGGTGCGCGCGCAGCGCAACGAGATCGCCTTCGTGCGGATGGACGGCGGGGGCTTCCGCACCGATGCGCGGCGCTGGCACGAGCGGCCGGCGGGTCGGCTCCTGTTCGCGCTGCCGCTCCTCGCCGCGCCGGTCCTCGCGATCTGGGGGCGCCGGCGCGCGATCCGCCTCGGCCACCGCGCGACGGCCCGCGCGATGCGCGCGGGCAAGCGCGCGCGGCGCGGGCTCGACGCGGCCGAACGCGCCCTCGGCGCGGCGGGGTTCCACGCGGCGCTCGCGGGGAGCCTCCTCGACTACGTCGCCGATCGCTCCGATCGCTCGGCGGCGGGGCTCACGCACGACGAGGTCGACCGGTGGCTCGCGGCGCGCGGCGGGGACGAGGCCCTGCGCTCCCGCGTGCGCGCCGTCCTCGAAGCGTCGGACTTCGCGCGGTTCGCCCCCGGCGCCGACGATCCCGCGCGGCGGCGCGAGCTGCTCGCGCAGGCGCGCGAGGTGCTCCTCACCCTGGAGGGGCTGCGATGA
- a CDS encoding GntG family PLP-dependent aldolase encodes MNGVPVDLRSDTVTRPTPAMRQAMADAVVGDDVYGEDPTVRALEERAAATLGTEAALFVPSGTMGNQIAIHLGAQPGTEVLVEADSHVYNYELGAMAAWTGAMPRILHGKAGVLDPDEVEQAGRSKPYYHSRVSMVVVENTHNHAGGTVTSVATKDAILRSASACGLVAHLDGARIFNAAAALRSSARELAAGFDTVMFCLSKGLGAPVGSVLCGSRDRMREARIVRKRLGGGMRQAGILAAGGLHALEHHVERLEEDHARAKRLAIALASHPAFRIDPESVATNIVIAEVVPPRTVEQALDLLEREGVLAGGMGPGRVRFVTHLDVDDAGIERALSALRAL; translated from the coding sequence ATGAACGGCGTTCCCGTGGACCTCCGATCGGACACCGTGACCCGCCCCACCCCGGCGATGCGCCAGGCGATGGCGGACGCCGTCGTCGGCGACGACGTGTACGGCGAGGACCCCACGGTCCGGGCGCTCGAGGAGCGCGCCGCGGCGACCCTCGGAACCGAGGCGGCGTTGTTCGTCCCCAGCGGCACGATGGGGAACCAGATCGCGATCCACCTCGGGGCGCAACCCGGCACCGAGGTCCTCGTCGAGGCGGACTCCCACGTCTACAACTACGAGCTCGGCGCGATGGCGGCCTGGACCGGGGCGATGCCGCGCATCCTCCACGGGAAGGCGGGGGTCCTCGACCCCGACGAGGTGGAGCAGGCGGGACGCTCCAAGCCCTACTACCACTCCCGGGTGTCGATGGTCGTGGTCGAGAACACCCACAATCACGCGGGGGGGACCGTCACCTCCGTCGCCACGAAGGACGCGATCCTGCGGTCGGCCTCGGCGTGCGGGCTCGTCGCCCATCTCGACGGCGCGCGGATCTTCAACGCGGCGGCGGCGCTGCGCTCCTCCGCCCGCGAGCTCGCGGCGGGGTTCGACACGGTGATGTTCTGCCTCTCCAAGGGGCTGGGCGCTCCGGTCGGCTCGGTGCTCTGCGGCTCCCGGGACCGCATGCGGGAGGCCCGGATCGTCCGCAAGCGCCTCGGAGGCGGGATGCGCCAGGCGGGGATCCTCGCCGCGGGAGGGCTCCACGCCCTCGAGCACCACGTCGAGCGCCTGGAGGAGGATCACGCCCGCGCCAAGCGCCTGGCGATCGCTCTCGCCTCCCACCCGGCGTTCCGGATCGACCCCGAGTCGGTCGCGACCAACATCGTGATCGCGGAGGTCGTGCCCCCGAGGACGGTGGAGCAGGCCCTCGACCTCCTCGAGCGCGAGGGAGTCCTCGCCGGCGGGATGGGGCCGGGACGGGTCCGGTTCGTGACCCACCTCGACGTCGACGACGCCGGGATCGAGCGGGCGCTCTCGGCGCTGCGGGCGTTATAA
- a CDS encoding VWA domain-containing protein, whose translation MRFAAPEMLAWLLAVPVVVSLWVASSWRARRRLARFAADPEAAARFAGEASTHRRAAKALLLLLAIVSGVVALARPQWGTGVDAVTRKGVDVAFVVDTSLSMAAGDVPPDRLGLARHAAGTLIDKLVGDRLALVSFAGRASLVAPLTVDHEAVRLFLDALDPEAVSVPGTALAEGIRAAVRAFATSESGEARGRAILVFSDGEDHEGGLEEAIDVARKAGAKVWAIGVGTEQGAPIPYGGPGEWKKDRDGRVVTTRLDAPSLARLADATGGKYYTATAGEVELDAIARDLGAMEGEETGTVLRTRYTERFAIPLAVAVAALFAEAFVAERRRRSAA comes from the coding sequence ATGCGTTTCGCGGCACCGGAGATGTTGGCGTGGCTGCTGGCGGTTCCCGTGGTCGTTTCGTTGTGGGTCGCGTCGTCGTGGCGGGCCCGGCGGCGGCTCGCCCGATTCGCCGCCGATCCCGAGGCCGCGGCGCGGTTCGCGGGGGAGGCGAGCACCCACCGCCGCGCGGCGAAGGCCCTGCTGCTCCTGCTCGCGATCGTCTCGGGGGTCGTCGCCCTCGCGCGGCCCCAGTGGGGGACGGGGGTCGACGCGGTGACCCGGAAGGGGGTGGACGTCGCCTTCGTCGTCGACACGTCCCTGAGCATGGCGGCGGGGGACGTGCCTCCGGACCGCCTCGGGCTCGCGCGGCACGCCGCCGGGACCCTGATCGACAAGCTCGTCGGCGATCGTCTCGCCCTCGTGAGCTTCGCCGGAAGGGCGAGCCTCGTCGCCCCGCTGACCGTGGACCACGAGGCGGTGCGGCTGTTCCTCGACGCGCTCGATCCGGAGGCGGTCTCGGTCCCCGGCACCGCCCTCGCCGAAGGGATCCGCGCCGCGGTCCGGGCGTTCGCGACCTCCGAGTCGGGGGAGGCGCGCGGCCGGGCCATCCTCGTCTTCAGCGACGGGGAGGACCACGAAGGGGGGCTCGAGGAAGCCATCGACGTCGCCCGCAAGGCCGGCGCGAAGGTGTGGGCGATCGGCGTCGGAACCGAGCAGGGGGCGCCGATCCCGTACGGCGGCCCCGGGGAGTGGAAAAAGGACCGCGACGGTCGCGTGGTGACCACGCGTCTCGACGCCCCGTCGCTCGCCCGGCTCGCGGACGCGACCGGCGGGAAGTACTACACCGCGACGGCGGGGGAGGTCGAGCTCGACGCGATCGCGCGCGACCTCGGGGCGATGGAAGGCGAGGAGACGGGAACGGTGCTGCGCACGCGGTACACGGAGCGCTTCGCGATCCCCCTGGCGGTCGCGGTCGCGGCGCTGTTCGCGGAGGCGTTCGTGGCGGAGCGCCGGCGGAGGAGCGCCGCATGA
- the meaB gene encoding methylmalonyl Co-A mutase-associated GTPase MeaB encodes MEIVDRLVAGDVRALARAISLVEEHAPGAVEVLRAAFPRTGGATVLGVTGSPGAGKSSLVDRLVASYRKQGNRVGVLAVDPSSAYSGGAILGDRVRMQEHATDPGVFIRSMASRGHLGGLSRAANDAVDLLDAAGYDPVLVETVGVGQDEIEIARAADVVAVVLVPGMGDDIQAIKAGILEIADLFVINKADRPGADRVQTDLEYVMSLAPATAAARPEIFRTVAVRDEGTDLLREGIARYAQGPGRARRARRRRERAEMRLQAILAERLLRRVRDRVLAGEAWGEVLDAIAEGRTDPYTAADRVLERVEVR; translated from the coding sequence GTGGAGATCGTCGACCGGCTCGTTGCGGGGGACGTCCGGGCGCTCGCCCGGGCGATCAGCCTCGTCGAGGAGCACGCGCCGGGCGCCGTGGAGGTCCTGCGCGCCGCCTTCCCGCGGACGGGGGGCGCGACCGTCCTCGGCGTGACCGGAAGCCCGGGTGCGGGGAAATCGAGCCTCGTCGACCGCCTGGTCGCGTCGTACCGCAAGCAGGGGAATCGCGTCGGCGTCCTTGCGGTCGATCCTTCGAGCGCCTACTCGGGCGGCGCCATCCTCGGCGACCGCGTGAGGATGCAGGAGCACGCGACCGATCCCGGCGTGTTCATCCGCTCGATGGCCAGCCGCGGTCACCTCGGCGGGCTCTCGCGCGCGGCGAACGACGCCGTCGACCTGCTCGACGCGGCGGGGTACGACCCCGTGCTCGTGGAGACCGTCGGCGTCGGACAGGACGAGATCGAGATCGCCCGCGCCGCGGACGTCGTCGCCGTGGTGCTCGTGCCGGGGATGGGGGACGACATCCAGGCGATCAAGGCGGGGATCCTCGAGATCGCCGACCTGTTCGTGATCAACAAGGCCGACCGACCGGGGGCGGACCGGGTGCAGACCGACCTCGAATACGTGATGTCGCTCGCCCCGGCGACCGCGGCGGCGCGTCCGGAGATCTTCCGCACCGTCGCCGTGCGCGACGAAGGGACCGACCTCCTGCGCGAGGGGATCGCCCGGTACGCGCAGGGGCCGGGACGCGCGCGCCGCGCGCGGCGGCGGCGCGAGCGCGCGGAGATGCGGCTTCAGGCGATCCTCGCGGAGCGGCTCCTGCGGCGCGTGCGCGACCGGGTGCTGGCGGGGGAGGCGTGGGGCGAGGTGCTCGACGCGATCGCGGAGGGACGGACCGATCCGTACACCGCCGCCGATCGCGTGCTCGAGCGGGTGGAGGTGCGATGA
- a CDS encoding tetratricopeptide repeat protein: protein MRTVVLFVIASAVSQLLGGAAHRDTEKGNAKYEAKDWKAAREAYDAAAQAAPNAPELPYNLGNVAFREDDVAQAAELYEKALRQAGSSLLPRAAHNLGNALFRQERYEDAVRAYRRALQVEPKDLESKRNLELAQRALQVQKQKQEQQQQKQEQQQPPRQDQEQQPQQGGESKDKPEPKPSQGSEPKPGDDEKPDPRPQPKPRPGDMSPSQAEQLLDRLAEIERQNQRKKKDKGREVVVGSGTPEKDW from the coding sequence ATGAGGACGGTGGTGTTGTTCGTGATCGCCTCCGCGGTCTCGCAGCTTCTCGGCGGGGCCGCGCACCGCGACACCGAGAAGGGGAACGCGAAGTACGAGGCGAAGGACTGGAAGGCGGCCCGCGAGGCCTACGACGCGGCCGCGCAGGCGGCACCGAACGCGCCGGAGCTGCCGTACAACCTCGGCAACGTGGCGTTCCGCGAGGACGACGTCGCGCAGGCGGCGGAGCTGTACGAGAAGGCGCTGCGTCAGGCCGGGTCCTCGCTTCTGCCGCGCGCCGCGCACAACCTCGGCAACGCCCTGTTCCGCCAGGAGCGTTACGAGGACGCCGTGCGCGCCTACCGCCGCGCGCTCCAGGTCGAGCCGAAAGACCTCGAGAGCAAGCGCAACCTCGAGCTCGCGCAGCGCGCGCTCCAGGTGCAGAAACAAAAACAAGAGCAGCAGCAGCAAAAACAGGAACAGCAGCAACCGCCTCGGCAGGACCAAGAGCAACAGCCTCAGCAGGGCGGCGAATCGAAGGACAAGCCCGAGCCCAAGCCCTCGCAGGGGAGCGAGCCGAAACCGGGGGACGACGAGAAGCCGGACCCGCGCCCGCAACCCAAGCCGCGTCCCGGGGACATGAGCCCGTCGCAGGCCGAGCAACTGCTCGACCGCCTCGCCGAAATCGAGCGCCAGAACCAGCGCAAGAAGAAGGACAAGGGACGCGAGGTCGTCGTCGGATCCGGGACACCGGAGAAGGACTGGTGA
- a CDS encoding DUF58 domain-containing protein, translating into MIPRELLRRVRRLEIRTRRLVEESLAGSYHSVFKGRGMEFAEVREYEPGDDVRTIDWNVSARMGHPFVKKFSEERELTVVLAVDASGSERFGTGPSTKLRVAAEIGALVAFSAIRNNDRVGLLLFTDRVETFVPPRKGREHGLRVLRDLLAFEPKGRGTSIASALDTLRRAVTKRAVVFLLSDFQDPEFERTLRVVARKHDVVAIAVDDPRELALPDVGLLAVEDPETGTPLLLDTGSSRVRAAYAARAAGRKRASREALARTGVDVLELSTAEPVERPLVRFFRERARRAARA; encoded by the coding sequence GTGATCCCGAGAGAGTTGCTTCGGCGCGTCCGGCGCCTCGAGATCCGAACCCGGCGCCTGGTCGAGGAGAGCCTCGCGGGCTCCTACCACTCCGTCTTCAAGGGGCGGGGAATGGAGTTCGCCGAGGTGCGCGAGTACGAGCCGGGGGACGACGTGCGCACGATCGACTGGAACGTCTCGGCGCGCATGGGCCATCCGTTCGTCAAGAAGTTCTCGGAGGAGCGGGAGCTCACCGTCGTCCTCGCCGTCGACGCCTCGGGCTCGGAGCGGTTCGGCACGGGGCCCTCCACCAAGCTCCGGGTCGCGGCGGAGATCGGCGCCCTCGTCGCCTTCTCGGCGATCCGCAACAACGACCGCGTCGGCCTCCTGCTGTTCACCGACCGGGTCGAGACCTTCGTCCCGCCGCGCAAGGGGCGCGAGCACGGGCTTCGCGTCCTGCGCGACCTCCTCGCCTTCGAGCCGAAGGGGCGCGGGACGTCGATCGCCTCCGCCCTCGACACCCTCCGGCGCGCGGTGACCAAGCGCGCGGTCGTCTTCCTCCTGTCGGATTTCCAGGACCCCGAGTTCGAGCGCACGCTCCGGGTGGTCGCGCGCAAACACGACGTCGTGGCGATCGCGGTGGACGATCCCCGCGAGCTCGCCCTCCCCGACGTGGGGCTGCTCGCCGTGGAGGACCCCGAGACCGGAACGCCGCTCCTGCTCGACACCGGGAGCTCCCGCGTGCGCGCCGCCTACGCCGCGCGGGCCGCGGGGCGCAAGCGCGCCTCCCGCGAGGCGCTCGCCCGCACCGGGGTGGACGTCCTCGAGCTCTCGACGGCGGAGCCGGTGGAGCGGCCGCTCGTCCGTTTCTTCCGCGAGCGCGCCCGGCGCGCGGCGAGGGCGTAG
- the hemW gene encoding radical SAM family heme chaperone HemW, with translation MRSAASEDRPAKLGVYVHFPFCSIRCSYCDFPTVAGRDDRIERYLRALDREIRGSRPHLPRDADTVFLGGGTPSRMTPDQLARLLDALRARFDLDARAEITLEGNPESLTADRLRGYRDLGVTRISVGVQSLDDAVLKRVGRAHDSREAERAVRDARAAGFPDVSLDLIAGLPGEALARWPETVRRCAAFGPDHVSVYLLETDKDTPLARSVRAGRTAVAGDDDQGALYEATVRALEREGFALYEISNFARGGRRSRHNLKYWTDAPYAGFGNGAHEYVDGARRSNRRDLDGYVEDVLSGRDPLAEEEPFDPERRLQEALFLGLRVVEGVDLDLLSRRYAIDPRVRWREAFARAHDAGLTVVEGGRVRLTAAGRLRSNELFAELLT, from the coding sequence ATGCGATCGGCCGCATCTGAAGACCGCCCGGCGAAGCTGGGGGTCTACGTCCACTTCCCGTTCTGCTCGATCCGGTGCTCGTATTGCGACTTCCCGACGGTCGCCGGGCGCGACGATCGGATCGAGCGGTACCTTCGGGCGCTCGACCGCGAGATCCGGGGGAGCCGGCCGCACCTTCCCCGCGACGCCGACACCGTCTTCCTCGGCGGCGGAACGCCGTCGAGGATGACCCCGGATCAGCTGGCGCGCCTGCTCGACGCCTTGCGCGCGCGATTCGACCTCGACGCCCGCGCCGAGATCACCCTCGAGGGGAATCCGGAGAGCCTCACCGCCGACCGGCTGCGGGGATACCGCGACCTCGGGGTCACGCGGATCAGCGTCGGCGTGCAGTCGCTCGACGACGCGGTCCTGAAGCGGGTGGGACGCGCGCACGACTCCCGCGAGGCGGAGCGGGCGGTGCGCGACGCCCGCGCCGCCGGCTTCCCCGACGTCTCGCTCGATCTGATCGCGGGGCTCCCCGGGGAAGCGCTCGCGCGATGGCCCGAGACGGTGCGCCGGTGCGCGGCCTTCGGCCCCGACCACGTCTCCGTCTACCTCCTCGAGACCGACAAGGACACGCCGCTCGCCCGCTCGGTCCGCGCGGGACGCACGGCCGTCGCCGGGGACGACGACCAGGGAGCGCTCTACGAAGCGACCGTGCGCGCCCTCGAGCGCGAGGGGTTCGCGCTCTACGAGATCTCGAACTTCGCGCGCGGCGGGCGCCGCTCCCGGCACAACCTCAAGTACTGGACCGACGCCCCCTACGCCGGTTTCGGGAACGGGGCCCACGAATACGTCGACGGTGCGCGGCGCTCCAACCGGCGCGACCTCGACGGCTACGTCGAGGACGTGCTCTCCGGCCGGGACCCGCTCGCGGAGGAGGAGCCGTTCGACCCCGAGCGGCGCCTGCAGGAGGCGCTGTTCCTGGGGCTGCGCGTCGTGGAGGGGGTCGACCTCGATCTCCTTTCGCGCCGTTATGCGATCGATCCGCGCGTGCGCTGGCGGGAAGCCTTCGCGCGTGCCCATGATGCGGGCCTGACGGTCGTCGAGGGGGGCCGGGTCCGGCTCACCGCCGCCGGCCGATTGCGATCGAACGAGCTGTTCGCGGAGCTTCTGACATGA
- a CDS encoding acyl-CoA dehydrogenase family protein has product MDFAFTEEQDLLRRTIREFAQAEIAPHVMRFDESQEFPREILRRTGELGCLGAIFPEEYGGAGMGYVEYVAIVEELSRVDGSIGISVAAHNSLCTNHLYQFGSAEMKARYLPKLCSGEWIGAWSLTEPTAGSDAAGTRTTARQIGGDWILNGSKTFTTHGSVGDLAVVFAVTDPENQKKGISAFAIEKGTPGFRAGKKENKMGLRASDTAEVIMEDCRIPDAQRVGDRGMGFVNAMQILDGGRISIAALALGMARGAFDAALKYSKERRQFGRPISEFQAIQIKLADMSAMIEAASLLTYRAAWMKDRGMKTTLESAQAKLFASEIGVKVVDQALQVFGGYGYVKDFPAEKYFRDMKLCTIGEGTSEIQRLVIARELLSRV; this is encoded by the coding sequence GTGGATTTCGCCTTCACCGAAGAGCAGGACCTGCTGCGCCGCACGATCCGCGAGTTCGCGCAAGCCGAGATCGCGCCGCACGTCATGAGGTTCGACGAAAGCCAGGAGTTCCCCCGGGAGATCCTGCGGCGCACCGGTGAGCTCGGCTGTCTCGGCGCGATCTTCCCCGAGGAGTACGGCGGCGCCGGCATGGGCTACGTCGAATACGTCGCGATCGTCGAGGAGCTCAGCCGGGTCGACGGCTCCATCGGCATCTCGGTCGCGGCGCACAACTCCCTCTGCACGAACCATCTCTACCAGTTCGGGAGCGCCGAGATGAAGGCGCGCTACCTCCCGAAGTTGTGCTCGGGGGAGTGGATCGGCGCCTGGAGCCTGACCGAGCCGACCGCCGGCTCGGACGCGGCGGGGACGCGCACGACCGCCAGGCAAATCGGAGGGGACTGGATCCTCAACGGCTCCAAGACCTTCACGACGCACGGTTCGGTCGGCGACCTCGCGGTCGTATTCGCGGTGACCGATCCCGAGAACCAGAAGAAGGGGATCTCGGCCTTCGCGATCGAGAAGGGAACGCCGGGATTCCGCGCGGGCAAGAAGGAGAACAAGATGGGCCTGCGCGCCTCCGACACCGCCGAGGTGATCATGGAGGACTGCCGGATCCCCGACGCGCAACGCGTCGGCGACCGCGGGATGGGGTTCGTGAACGCGATGCAGATCCTCGACGGCGGGCGCATCTCGATCGCCGCCCTCGCCCTGGGGATGGCGCGCGGAGCCTTCGACGCCGCGCTGAAGTACTCGAAGGAGCGGCGTCAGTTCGGGCGGCCGATCTCCGAGTTCCAGGCGATCCAGATCAAGCTCGCCGACATGTCCGCGATGATCGAGGCGGCGTCGCTCCTGACGTACCGCGCCGCGTGGATGAAGGACCGGGGGATGAAGACGACCCTCGAGTCCGCGCAGGCGAAGCTCTTCGCCTCCGAGATCGGCGTGAAGGTCGTCGACCAGGCGCTGCAGGTCTTCGGCGGCTACGGGTACGTGAAGGACTTCCCCGCGGAGAAGTACTTCCGCGACATGAAGCTGTGCACCATCGGCGAGGGGACGAGCGAGATCCAGCGCCTGGTGATCGCGCGCGAGCTGCTGAGCCGGGTCTGA